A window of Streptomyces sp. NBC_01241 genomic DNA:
GACCGGATGATCTTGATGGTCTCGTCCAGGTCGTCCACCGCGCGCAGCAGCCGCTCGCTCGCCTGCGGCTGTTCCACGAGCCGCACCACGCTCTGCAGCGTCATCCCGGTGGCGAACAGCCGTTGAATGGCCAGGTCGTGCAGATCCCTGGCGATGCGGTCGCGTTCCTCCAGCAGGACTATCTGCTTGGCGGACTCGCGTCGTTCGGTGAGTTCCATCGCCAGGGCCGCTTGTCCGGCGAACAACAGCAGGGGCGTGGTCTCCGAATCGGTGAAGGCGGGACGGTTCCGTACCCGGGCCAGCAGCAGTACCCCACGGGTCCGCTCCCCCGTCACCATCGGGACCGCGACAGCCGGGCCGAGCCCGGGCCACCTCGGGGGGCCTTCGGTGATCCTGGGGTCGTGTGCGACATCCAGGCTGGTAATCGGTTCGCCCGCGTCGAGAGCCGCGCCGACGAACGATCCCTCACGTGGCAGGATCAGACCGCGATGCATCTCGGCGTCCACGCCCGATGCCAGTACCACACGGAGGGACTTTCCCTCGGCGTCGGCGGGAAGTGCCAGGACGCCGAGATCCGCGCCGAGAATACGCGAGGAGTGATCGACGACCATGTGCAGGATGTGTGTGTCGTCCTCTCCGCTCAGGAGGCCCGCGACGATCTCGCTGTTGGCTTCCTGCCAGCGTTGACGGTCGCGCGTCTGCGCATACAGACGGGCGTTCTCGATGGCGACTCCCGCTGCCACCGCGAGTGTCGAGAGCACGGTCTCGTCCTCGGCGTCGAATTCGCGGCCGCCCCGTTTCTCGGTGAGGTACAGGTTGCCGAACACCTTGTCGCGGACCCGGATGGGAACCCCCAGGAACGAGTGCATCCGGGGATGGTTCGGCGGAAACCCGTAGGACGACGGATGTTCGGAGATTTCCGCGAGCCGCAGCGGCTCGGGATGGCGGATCAGCTCGCCGAGGATGCCGTGGCCTTCGGGCAGGGGGCCGATGGCCTCGCGCTGGTTCCGCGTGATGCCCACCGGCAGGAACTGCGTGAGCCGGGTTCCCTCACCAACGACTCCCAGGGCTCCGTACTCGGCATCGACCACAATGGCCGCAGCCTCGACGATGCGGTGCAGCACCTGGGGCAGGTCGAGCCCTCTGCCCACTGACATGACGGCGTTCAACAGGAGGGCCGCCTCGGCCGGGCTGCGCTTCACGGTGTCGAGGCGCCCCTGGAGGCCCTCCGGCAACGTGCTCAGCCGGCGGCGCTCCTCGCCGCAGTGTTCAGTTCCTTTGTCGCCCACGGTGCCTCCGTCTCGCCCCGCACATCCCGGGACCGGCCACATCTCCACGTTAGTGGCCGCGCGCCGAGAAGCACCTGGTGGAAGTGACCCGGCCAGGTGCCCTATGCCCCTGCGGGCCAGGCGGCGAGGCCCGGAACGGCGACACAGAATCGGAGAGAGGAAGCCGGCCCCTGGGGGGCGAGAATCCACCCATTCAGTCCCCCTCCGGACCTCCAAGATCGCGCCATGAGCCCCCACGGCCGGCACGTCCTGAGCGTCCCGCCCATCGAAACCTTCGAGGGCAGATCGCGCAGGGCGGCGTGGGTCGCGATGCCCCGTTCAGGGAGATCGTGGAGACCATACGGCAGTGGCGAACCAGCACCCTGCCGGTGCCATCGGCCGGCCGCGTCATCGGAGCCGCGTCTGGTACCGCATCCCCGGAAGGAACTGCGCGTTGCCGCCGACTACACGACGGCTTCCAAGCGCCCGGCGCGGGTCGGTTCGCTGCCCATCTCCGGAACTGTCCCCGCCCCGCGCAGGGTCGTTCCAGGCGGTGATCTCACACTGCACCGTCAAGAACACGCTCGAAGTCCCTCACGAGATCACCGTCACGCTGGGCCACAGCTCGGGTACCCGGTCGAGTGAGAGACCGGACAACGAGTGCGTGGACCGCGTGCCTGCCGACGGAGTCGAGACTCCTGCGTCACCCAGTGACAGGGTTCAGGTGGTCGGTCACTTCGGTCACGTCGTCGATTTCCTTGATCTCCGCGAGGAGCCGCGGGACATCGGCTTCCACCATCCGGCCACTGACGTCCACCACGCCGTTGCGCACGGTGACCTCAACGGTGTTCCGCGCAGCCGGAAAGTCCTCGGCGAGGATCCTCGACTCAATCTCCTCACGAATCCCACCATCATCGCGTATCAGCGCGTTGAGCAGTGCGTTCCTGTGTACGACACCGATCAGGCGGCCCTCATGGTCCGTCACCGGCAGGCGCTTGAGACGCGACAGGGACGTGAGCCAGGTGGCTTCGGCAACGGTCGAACCAGGGAACACGGTGACGGCCGGAGTGGTCATCAGCGCCTCGGCGGTCTCGGCCCGGGCCTTGTCGTGCAGCCGCCGTTCCCTCAGCCGGCCGATCGCGCCGGGTTCATATCCGGACGCCTCGACCGCGGCCTTCGCCAGCAGGTCGGACACCGACACCACACCCATCACCCGGTCGTCGTCGTCGACCACCGGCAGGGACCCGACGTTTTCACGGGTAAGGCTCCGGGCGATGTCCAGGAACGGCATGTCGCCGTGCACCGATGCGGCCGGTACATCCATGACGTCACGGACCAGCAGAGGCGCGGATTCGGCATCGGACACGGGCTCGGCGGACTCCTTCACCCGCCCGGACGGAGCCGACTCGGGAGCGGTCGGGCGCCGTGCCGCCGCCTGCTTGGCGGACACCGTGGCCACCGTCCCAAGGTAGCGCAACAACATTTCCTGCCGTAGTGGTTCGTCGGACCTCCATGCCTTCCCCGACACCGAGCGGCGAGCTTCGGCCCCTGCCGCGATGTTCTCACGCTCAGTCATGGTGGGCTCCTCACTCTGGCCGAGCCGGCCTACGTTCCCAGTCTTCCGCTGCTGCGGCCGACACCAAGGGCCGGTCGGCCCACGCGGGCCGGCGGACGGCAGGCGCGCACGAAGTCGAGCTCGGCATCCGTTGCGGGGGAAGCCCCTGTGACACCCCACTGACGCCGCTACGACTCATCGCCCTGTACGGGGTGAGGTGCCACGGCGGCTTCGGTGCGGGGGCCGAACACTCACCGCTGGGACGTACCCGAGGGCCGTCTCTTCGAGCAGGACCGGGGCGTCGCCACTGGTGGTCACTTCGCGGCGCACACGACCTCGACGAAGTGACCCACCTGCTCCTCCGGTAGGCGATTTGCGAGGTCCGCCTCGCTGATCATGCCGACCAGGCGATGATTCTCGATGACCGGCAACCGCCGGATCTTGTGCTCCTCCATGGTCCGCAGAACGTCATCCGTGTCGGCCCCGGCGTCGATGCTGATCGGCTTGCCCTGCTCGAGCATGCCCGCGGTCATTCTCTTCGGGTCCTTGCCCTTGGCGAGACACTTCACCACGATGTCGCGGTCGGTGATGATCCCGTGGAGCCTGTCGTCCGGCCCGCAGACCGGGAGGGCTCCGATGTCCAGCTCACTCATCCGGCGCGCTGCGTCCTCCAGCGTCTCGTTCTCCTGGATGCACGTTGCACCAGCGTGCATGATCTCCCGTGCAGTGCTCATGGCCGTCTCCTTCGAGCCTCAGCGTCTACGCGGGCAGAGCCCATGGGTTCGGGCACGCCCGTAATCGGTCCTCCTTGAAGCCAGTGTGGATTCTTCGTATCCCGTACGCATGCCGGCGAAGGGGAGCCACCAAGTGAGCCCTCGCTGCAAGAAGGCTGACGGCCAGGTCACGGCTGCCGCTGTACGGCCCGGCCGGATGCCGCCGGCCGGACCCGCCCCGGCCCCGGGGTGACCGGCGAGGGACCGAACAGCCACCGTGTGGACGCCAGAGGGCCCGAACGGCCCGAAGAGCGAGGCCAATGGGCACTGGCGCACTACCGGTACGCATGGATAGTGGAAGAGTCCCCAGGAGGTGAGCCACGGTGATGTATTGGAATGGTGGCTGGGCCTGGATGGCCCTCATGCCCATACTGTGAATCGCATTGATCAGCCTTGCGGTGTGGGCGGTCATGCGTCTGACGCAGCACTCGGCTGGTCGCCACGACGCCACGGAACCCCGAAATACACCGAGGGAAACGCCGGAGGAGATCCTCGACCGCCGCTTCGCCTCCGGCGAGATCGATGCGGAAGCGTACACCGAGGCGCGCAAACGTCTCGCCGTCCACCGGCCGGGACCCCGGTGACCGGGCTGCGGGGTCATTGGCTGCCGCTCACCGTGCTGGTTGCGGTGGTGGTGACGCCGGTGCGAATGAGGAAGCGCGAGACCTCGCCCGCGTGCTCGGGCCCGGACGGACCTGACGTCGGCGTCAGGTGACACCAGGACAGCCTTACCAGGTGTTACCACGGTATGCGCGCCTCAGCTCACTGGTGGGCGCTCAGGGAACCGCCGTTCCACGGTAGCCCCGCCGAGGCGGGAGCCCAGGCAACACCGTGCACGGGGCCCGCGGTTGTGTGTCGGCGGGTTCCTTCTGCACCGGACGACCGGCGAGGGCCGCGACGATGTCGGCTGCGGTGAGCACCCCGGCGAGACGCCCGTCTTCCTCCAGCACCGGCAGGGCGTCGGCTTCGGTACAGCTCATGAGGTCGGCTGCGTGGCGTACGGTCTGCTCGGCATGTACGAGCGCCGACCTATGGGCGGGCAGGAGGTCGCCCACACGCAGGCCGGACAGTGAGGCGGCCGGCGCCGCACAGGCGACCGCCACGTCGGCTCTGTCCAGCAGGCCGGCACAGCGGCCGTCCGGACGCACGACCGGAAGGTGCCGGGAGCCGGATCGCTCCAGCAACTCCCAGGCCACGAGGACGGTTTCGTCGACATCGATCGTGACCACAGCGGTGCGCATCACGACGGCGACCGTCCGCGCCAAGACCTCCTGCTCACCGTGGACCGCCCCCGGCTGCAGCTCCTCCATGGTCGCCTCCTTCTTGTTTGCGAGCGTCGCCGCGGCGTCACGGGGAGGGCGTCGGCTTCCCTTCCGCCGTGGGGTGGCGACCGTCCGGCGGCTGTTGCTGTTGGAGTACGTAGAGGACCACGGATCCGTCGACGGTCTCGCGGGTGGTGAGCAGACCGGCAAGGGTGTCCAGCGCCTCCCGGTGGTCGCGCAGCAGAACCACTGCGCGTTCCTCGGCCTGCCGCAGCAGGCGGGCGGTCTCCTCGTCGACGATGCGTTGGGTCTGCTCGGAATAGGGCCGGTGCAGTGTCTCTTCGGTGCTCTCGCCGCCGAGGTAGCGGGGAGCTCCGGAGCCGTATCCGATGGGGCCGAGGGCCGGGGACAGGCCGAACTCGCGGACCATCCGGGCGGCGAGCTGGGTGGCGCCGGCCAGGTCGTCGGCGGCGCCGGTCGAGCCCTCGCCGAAGACGACCAGTTCGGCCGCGCGGCCGCCGAGCCGGACGGTCAGCAGGTCGGTCAGATAGCTCTCGCTGTACAGGTGCCGTTCGGCCTCCGGGAGCTGCTCAGTGGCACCCAGCGAAGGCCCGGAGGGCAGGATGGTGACCTTGGCGACCGGGTCGGCGTGCTCGCACAGGGCCGCCATGAGCGCGTGTCCGGATTCGTGGACGGCCACGGAGTGCCGTTCCTCGGGCAGCAGGGCGTTGGTGGACTCCCGCCGCCCCAGCAGCAGCCGGTCGCGGGCGTCGCCGAGACCCTGGGCGTCGATGACGGCGCCCCCTGCCCGGACGGCGTTGATGGCGGCCTCGTTGACCAGATTGGCGAGGTCAGCGCCAGAGAAACCGGGCGTGGCCCGGGCGACGGTGTCCCAGTCGACGTCCGGTGCCAGGGTCTTGCCGCGGGCGTGGACGGCCAGGATGGCCGCCCGTTCGGCCTGGTTGGGCAGCGGCACGGTCACGTGCCGGTCGAAGCGGCCGGGGCGCAGCAGCGCCGGGTCGAGGGCCTCGGGCCGGTTGGTCGCGGCCAGGACGACGATGCCGCTGGTCTGGTCGAAGCCGTCCATCTCGGCGAGGAGTTGGTTGAGGGTCTGCTCGCGTTCGTCGTTGCCGCCCAGCCGGCCAGCCCCGCCGCGACGGCTGCCGACGGCGTCGATCTCGTCGATGAAGATGATCGAGGGGGCCCGTTTGCGCGCCTCAGCGAACAGGTCGCGCACCCGGGAGGCCCCGACACCGACGAACATCTCCACGAACGCCGAGCCGGTCACCGACAGGAACGGGACCTCCGCCTCACCGGCCACCGCGCGGGCGATGAGGGTCTTGCCGGTGCCCGGCGGGCCCACCATGATCACACCACGTGGTCCCTTGGCTCCCGCGACCGCGTAGCGCTCGGGGCTGCGCAGGAAGTCGACGATCTCGCTGATCTCCTGCTTGACGCCCCCGTAGCCCGCGACGTCCTCGAAGCGGGTGGTCGGCCGCTCGGTCTCGATGATCTTGGCGCGGGCCCGCCCGATGACACTGAGCCCCCCGCCCATGGTCCTTGCTGCCTGGCGGCCGGCCCACACGAACAGAGCGACGATGAACAGAAGCGGCAGGAACAGCACCAGCAGTGTCCCGAGGGGGCTGCCGCTGCTGCTCCGGGACGCGGTGATCTCCACGTTCTTGGACTGCAACTGCTGCTCCAGGCGGCTGTTGTCCAAAGCGGTGGGTATCCGCGTGGTGAATTTCTTACCGTCCTTGAGGGTTCCCTTGATGGCGCCCTTGTCGTCGATGTCGACCGTCTTCACCTGACCGACGCTCACCTTGCCGACGAACTCGCTGTACGACAGCGACGCACCCCCCTGGGGGGAGGGAGTCCGCATCAGCACCACGAGCAGCAAGACCAACGCGGCGACGGGCAGTAGCCAACGAGACCAGGAAGGCCCCGGCGAAGGCGCCGGCGGCTTGGGCGCCTCGCGTGGGGGCCCCGGTTTGGCCGAGCGCGACAGATACCGGCCTGACAGACGGACTGATGTGATCACCGGACGGCTCCCTTGGCGGAAGGACGAACCTCGGGCGAGACCGTTCCCGCAATTCGAAGAGGCGTGGATCGCAGGTGTGCGTCCCACTTCCAGGATCAACGCCTTCTCCGCCATCGGCAGGAGCGAACGCACCGAGTCAGGGCCTGGTCACGCGCGGTCCCGACCGGAGAAACCAGCAGACCAGGACCAGGAGTCCTCGCCTGTCCCACACAGCCCATGGGTGACAAGTCCAGAAAGTATTTTCAGGAGGTTGCCATGAAACGATCCGCCTCCAGCGGGCACCCGAGGTCCAGGTGGAGGTTTTCGGGCAGCTGCGGAGGCGACCGCGACCGGGTACGCGCGGGACAAGGTACGGGCCGTCCTCTGCCAGACGCGTACCGGTTCTGTTCACCCGGGTGAAACTGAGCTCGATCGTGGTGGTGAAGGTTCGGCGATGGCAGGTCGACCCGAGCGGGTGAGCATCGGGTCGACCCGAGCGGGGTGAGCATCGGGCCCAGGGTGCCGGCCTTGTCCTGGGCCATCACGCCATACGGGCCGACACCCCACTTCCCGCCCGTCCTCGTCGAGCCGGTGAGGGTGAAGTTCACGGCCTCGTTGGCGAGTTCGAGGTCACCGATGATGCCGTTGCTCCACCCACGGCAGAAGGAAGTACTGCCAGCACCCTTCGCCGGCGTCCTCCTCCGGGCAGACGTCCTCTCCCAGGACGTCGGCCCACAGTTCCAAAGCGAAACCGGAACGGCACGGGATCGAGCAGGAGTCGAAACCGATCGGCTTCCCGGCGTAGTCGTAGAACAGCGGGCTTCCGGTCGTGATCTCGATCAGCTCAGGTGACGCCTGGAAGAAGAGGAGTTCGATGTCATACCCGTTGAGGGTCGGGCAGCCCTTCTTGTAGCCGCACTGGCGGCCGTTCGCCGTCTACGTCGCCGACTTCGGTTCAGGGGATGTGTCGGTCATCAGCACCCGCACCAACACCGTCACCGCCACCATCGCCGTCGGCGACCATCCGATCGGCCTCTCGGTGACACCGGACAACCGCCGGGTGTACGTTTCCGACTTCTCCACCGGCACCGTGTCGGTGATCAGCACCCGCACCAACACCGTGACCGCCGGCGTCGCCGCCGGCCTCTTCCCGGTCGGTGTGGCAGCGTCCTGGGACAAACGCCACGTCTACGTCGCCAACGCCGGTGACGGCACGGTCTCCGTGATCGACGCCCGAACCGACCGGGTCACCGCCACCATCACCGTCGGCAGCAGCCCACACGGCGTGGGGATCCAGCAATCCCAGGGCTCCGTGGGATAGACCCCCGGTCCCGTCCGCGCGATCGTGGAGCACTGTCCTGGAAGCAACGCCGCCCGAGGGCGGCGCGAGCTTGGCGCCCCGGGCCGGCTCGGTCTCCTCGGCCGGGAAAAGCGGGCCGCTGGTTCCCCCGATCAGGCAACAGCGGACACGGCCGGGCAGGTGCGTCCTTTTCAAGGATTGAACGGCCCCGCCGACGGTCAATGATCAACAGTGGAGCTGCGGCCGGACACGACACGGCACCTTCCGACTGCACGTTCCGTCGGGTG
This region includes:
- a CDS encoding CBS domain-containing protein, with translation MSTAREIMHAGATCIQENETLEDAARRMSELDIGALPVCGPDDRLHGIITDRDIVVKCLAKGKDPKRMTAGMLEQGKPISIDAGADTDDVLRTMEEHKIRRLPVIENHRLVGMISEADLANRLPEEQVGHFVEVVCAAK
- a CDS encoding CBS domain-containing protein, whose protein sequence is MEELQPGAVHGEQEVLARTVAVVMRTAVVTIDVDETVLVAWELLERSGSRHLPVVRPDGRCAGLLDRADVAVACAAPAASLSGLRVGDLLPAHRSALVHAEQTVRHAADLMSCTEADALPVLEEDGRLAGVLTAADIVAALAGRPVQKEPADTQPRAPCTVLPGLPPRRGYRGTAVP
- a CDS encoding SHOCT domain-containing protein — encoded protein: MRLTQHSAGRHDATEPRNTPRETPEEILDRRFASGEIDAEAYTEARKRLAVHRPGPR
- a CDS encoding GAF domain-containing protein — translated: MGDKGTEHCGEERRRLSTLPEGLQGRLDTVKRSPAEAALLLNAVMSVGRGLDLPQVLHRIVEAAAIVVDAEYGALGVVGEGTRLTQFLPVGITRNQREAIGPLPEGHGILGELIRHPEPLRLAEISEHPSSYGFPPNHPRMHSFLGVPIRVRDKVFGNLYLTEKRGGREFDAEDETVLSTLAVAAGVAIENARLYAQTRDRQRWQEANSEIVAGLLSGEDDTHILHMVVDHSSRILGADLGVLALPADAEGKSLRVVLASGVDAEMHRGLILPREGSFVGAALDAGEPITSLDVAHDPRITEGPPRWPGLGPAVAVPMVTGERTRGVLLLARVRNRPAFTDSETTPLLLFAGQAALAMELTERRESAKQIVLLEERDRIARDLHDLAIQRLFATGMTLQSVVRLVEQPQASERLLRAVDDLDETIKIIRSTIFGLRARDSGRTGQGLRARAATTVEQTARTLGFQPSLRMGGLIDTDVPAETAEQVIAVLGEALSNVARHARATAVDISLVVGKGEVNLVVSDNGVGMPEHGGSRSGLDNLARRAARLGGEMNVGASSQGGTRLSWRVPLRLS
- the ftsH gene encoding ATP-dependent zinc metalloprotease FtsH, encoding MITSVRLSGRYLSRSAKPGPPREAPKPPAPSPGPSWSRWLLPVAALVLLLVVLMRTPSPQGGASLSYSEFVGKVSVGQVKTVDIDDKGAIKGTLKDGKKFTTRIPTALDNSRLEQQLQSKNVEITASRSSSGSPLGTLLVLFLPLLFIVALFVWAGRQAARTMGGGLSVIGRARAKIIETERPTTRFEDVAGYGGVKQEISEIVDFLRSPERYAVAGAKGPRGVIMVGPPGTGKTLIARAVAGEAEVPFLSVTGSAFVEMFVGVGASRVRDLFAEARKRAPSIIFIDEIDAVGSRRGGAGRLGGNDEREQTLNQLLAEMDGFDQTSGIVVLAATNRPEALDPALLRPGRFDRHVTVPLPNQAERAAILAVHARGKTLAPDVDWDTVARATPGFSGADLANLVNEAAINAVRAGGAVIDAQGLGDARDRLLLGRRESTNALLPEERHSVAVHESGHALMAALCEHADPVAKVTILPSGPSLGATEQLPEAERHLYSESYLTDLLTVRLGGRAAELVVFGEGSTGAADDLAGATQLAARMVREFGLSPALGPIGYGSGAPRYLGGESTEETLHRPYSEQTQRIVDEETARLLRQAEERAVVLLRDHREALDTLAGLLTTRETVDGSVVLYVLQQQQPPDGRHPTAEGKPTPSP
- a CDS encoding CBS domain-containing protein, whose translation is MTERENIAAGAEARRSVSGKAWRSDEPLRQEMLLRYLGTVATVSAKQAAARRPTAPESAPSGRVKESAEPVSDAESAPLLVRDVMDVPAASVHGDMPFLDIARSLTRENVGSLPVVDDDDRVMGVVSVSDLLAKAAVEASGYEPGAIGRLRERRLHDKARAETAEALMTTPAVTVFPGSTVAEATWLTSLSRLKRLPVTDHEGRLIGVVHRNALLNALIRDDGGIREEIESRILAEDFPAARNTVEVTVRNGVVDVSGRMVEADVPRLLAEIKEIDDVTEVTDHLNPVTG